Proteins encoded in a region of the Benincasa hispida cultivar B227 chromosome 2, ASM972705v1, whole genome shotgun sequence genome:
- the LOC120072173 gene encoding uncharacterized protein LOC120072173 — protein sequence MASRGIVLRHIVSEHGIEVDPAKIDIITKLSYPTNVREVHSFLGHASFYHRKNFDVLKNALSCTLVNQAALWDLPFEIMCDTSDHAIVNPAQCSYTTTEKKFLAVIFALEKFRSNIIGSEDKKGCESVVVDHLSRIAADEGCRSSDGDFPDHVLMQADGISITPWYADIMNYLTTEFCHKYTCGGHFSPKRIAKKVLDSVDYVSKWVEAKATITDDAKVVAGFLKTNILCRFCFPKEIISDQGSHFCNRVIASLLKKYGV from the exons ATGGCCTCACGTGGCATTGTATTACGGCATATTGTATCTGAGCATGGCATAGAGGTAGATCCTGCCAAGATTGATATTATTACTAAGCTCTCTTACCCCACAAATGTGAGGGAGGTTCACTCGTTTCTTGGTCATGCAAGTTTCTATCACAG GAAAAATTTTGATGTGTTGAAAAATGCTCTATCGTGTACTCTGGTAAATCAGGCTGCTCTTTGGGATCTTCCCTTTGAGATCATGTGCGACACGAGCGACCATGCT ATTGTCAACCCAGCTCAGTGCAGCTACACCACGACAGAAAAGAAGTTTTTAGCTGTTATTTTTGCTCTTGAGAAATTTCGCTCTAATATTATTGGATCTGAA GATAAGAAGGGATGTGAGAGTGTTGTCGTCGATCACCTTAGCAGGATTGCAGCTGATGAAGGTTGTCGCAGTTCTGATGGAGACTTCCCTGACCATGTACTGATGCAAGCAGACGGTATTTCTATAACTCCCTGGTATGCTGACATTATGAATTACTTGACCACTG AATTCTGTCATAAGTATACATGTGGTGGACACTTCAGTCCCAAGAGAATTGCTAAAAAAGTTTTAGATTCAG tggactatgtttccaaatgggtggaAGCAAAGGCCACTATTACTGATGATGCTAAGGTGGTTGCTGGTTTCTTGAAGACTAACATTCTGTGCAGGTTTTGCTTCCCTAAGGAAATCATTAGTGACCAAGGATCACACTTTTGCAATCGAGTCATTGCTTCCTTGTTGAAGAAGTATGGTGTATAA